One region of Yersinia bercovieri ATCC 43970 genomic DNA includes:
- the dusC gene encoding tRNA dihydrouridine(16) synthase DusC has protein sequence MRVILAPMEGVLDSLVRQLLSEVNDYDLCITEFLRVVDQLLPAKSFYRLCPELHNQSRTQSGSLVRIQLLGQYPKWLAENAARAVELGSYGVDLNCGCPSKLVNGSGGGATLLKDPELIYQGAKAMREAVPAHLPVTVKIRLGWDSGDRQFEIADAVQQAGATELAVHGRTKEDGYQAERINWQAIGEIRQRLTIPVIANGEIWDYQSAQECMNVTGCDAVMLGRGALNVPNLSRVVKYNEPRMPWPEVVKLLQKYVQLEKQGDTGLYHVARIKQWLGYLRKEYAEATDLFSEIRGLKTSKDIALAIQRI, from the coding sequence ATGCGGGTAATATTGGCACCGATGGAAGGTGTATTAGATTCACTGGTGCGCCAATTACTCAGTGAAGTGAATGATTATGACCTTTGTATCACCGAGTTCTTGCGGGTGGTCGATCAACTCTTGCCGGCGAAATCCTTCTACCGCCTGTGTCCAGAGTTGCATAATCAAAGCCGTACGCAGTCCGGCTCATTAGTGCGAATCCAATTACTGGGCCAGTATCCAAAATGGCTGGCGGAAAACGCGGCCCGTGCCGTTGAACTTGGCTCATATGGCGTAGATTTAAACTGTGGTTGCCCTTCAAAACTGGTCAACGGCAGTGGCGGTGGGGCCACGTTGCTAAAAGATCCTGAACTGATTTATCAGGGAGCAAAAGCGATGCGCGAAGCCGTACCGGCGCATTTACCGGTTACCGTCAAAATCCGCTTAGGCTGGGATTCTGGTGATCGTCAGTTTGAAATTGCTGATGCTGTGCAGCAAGCCGGTGCGACCGAACTGGCAGTGCATGGTCGAACCAAAGAAGATGGCTATCAGGCTGAACGGATCAACTGGCAGGCAATTGGCGAAATCCGTCAGCGCCTCACTATTCCGGTGATAGCTAACGGTGAAATTTGGGATTATCAGAGTGCTCAAGAGTGCATGAATGTCACCGGCTGTGATGCTGTAATGCTAGGGCGCGGTGCGCTGAATGTGCCCAATCTGAGTCGCGTCGTAAAGTATAACGAACCGCGTATGCCGTGGCCGGAAGTGGTCAAATTACTGCAAAAATATGTGCAGTTGGAAAAGCAGGGCGATACCGGCTTGTATCATGTGGCGCGTATCAAACAGTGGTTAGGTTATCTGCGTAAAGAGTATGCCGAAGCGACAGATTTATTCAGTGAAATACGTGGGTTAAAAACCTCGAAAGATATTGCGCTAGCTATTCAGCGTATTTGA
- a CDS encoding class IV adenylate cyclase: MSEHFVGKYEVELKFHISNIGQLHEQLKIYQATPFTLNNHEKDIYLEANGGDLAVNQISMVLREMNPSGIRLWIVKGPGTERCEASNIEDIDKVKSMLGTLGYQPAFTLEKQRSIYFIGRFHVTLDHLVGLGDFAEIAIMTDDAAALNSLETECRHLADKLGLLPEQQEHRSYRQLLGF; this comes from the coding sequence ATGAGTGAGCATTTTGTTGGTAAATATGAAGTTGAGTTAAAGTTTCATATATCGAATATTGGCCAATTACATGAGCAGTTGAAAATATATCAAGCAACACCATTTACCCTCAATAATCATGAAAAAGATATCTATCTGGAAGCTAACGGTGGTGATTTAGCGGTGAACCAGATCAGTATGGTTTTACGGGAGATGAACCCATCTGGCATTCGGTTATGGATAGTCAAAGGGCCAGGTACAGAGCGCTGTGAAGCCAGCAATATTGAAGATATAGATAAAGTGAAAAGCATGTTGGGCACTTTAGGGTATCAGCCGGCATTTACACTGGAAAAACAACGTAGTATCTATTTTATTGGGAGGTTTCACGTTACGCTGGATCACTTGGTAGGGCTTGGCGATTTTGCTGAAATTGCCATCATGACTGATGATGCAGCCGCGCTTAATAGTCTGGAGACTGAATGCCGACATTTAGCCGACAAGCTAGGATTATTGCCAGAACAGCAGGAGCATCGTTCATACCGGCAATTATTGGGTTTTTAA
- the pbpG gene encoding D-alanyl-D-alanine endopeptidase, whose translation MHVKIRSALLSILLLSTGISAAPLAVASGGTTETKGKAPLELASGSAMVVDLQTNKVIYANNPDEVVPIASITKLMTAMVVLDAKLPLDEIISVDVHQTKEMKGVFSRVRVNSEISRKDMLLLALMSSENRAAASLAHHYPGGYNAFVNAMNVKAKSLGMTKTHYTEPTGLSIDNVSTARDLTKLLIATKQYPLIGQLSTTTEKMATFREPNYTLPFRNTNHLVYNDKWNIQLTKTGFTNQAGHCLAMRTVIGSRPVALVVLDAFGKYTHFADANRLRSWMETGKAAPIPGAAKSYRQQKDSQARLAQVSE comes from the coding sequence ATGCATGTGAAAATCCGTTCTGCACTATTAAGTATTTTGCTTTTATCGACTGGTATCAGTGCTGCTCCTTTAGCCGTCGCCAGTGGTGGAACGACTGAAACTAAAGGGAAAGCCCCCCTGGAGTTGGCGTCCGGGAGTGCAATGGTGGTTGACCTACAAACCAATAAAGTCATTTATGCTAATAATCCAGATGAGGTCGTACCGATCGCGTCAATCACCAAACTGATGACAGCAATGGTGGTATTGGATGCTAAATTACCGCTTGATGAAATTATTTCGGTCGATGTTCATCAAACTAAAGAGATGAAAGGGGTATTTTCGCGAGTACGTGTAAACAGCGAAATTAGTCGCAAGGATATGCTGCTGTTGGCGTTGATGTCGTCAGAAAATCGTGCTGCGGCCAGCTTAGCTCATCACTACCCAGGCGGTTATAATGCATTTGTTAACGCAATGAATGTGAAAGCTAAATCTTTGGGAATGACGAAAACCCATTATACCGAACCCACGGGCCTATCGATTGATAATGTATCCACAGCACGTGACCTGACAAAACTATTGATAGCGACCAAACAGTATCCGCTGATTGGGCAGTTGAGCACCACGACAGAGAAAATGGCCACTTTCCGTGAGCCAAATTACACACTGCCTTTCCGTAACACTAACCATTTGGTTTATAATGATAAATGGAATATTCAGCTAACAAAAACAGGTTTTACTAATCAGGCTGGGCACTGTTTGGCGATGCGTACCGTCATTGGCAGTCGTCCTGTTGCACTCGTCGTGTTAGATGCTTTTGGTAAATATACCCATTTTGCTGATGCAAACCGCCTGCGTAGCTGGATGGAAACTGGCAAAGCTGCGCCGATTCCAGGTGCGGCGAAAAGTTACCGCCAACAGAAAGATAGCCAGGCACGTTTAGCTCAGGTCTCAGAATAA
- a CDS encoding ABC transporter permease: MTEPHPLPINQSPTNRSSVNEGETYQDTGFSWRRLLALCRKETRQILRDPSSGLIAFVIPLLLLFIFGYGINLDSSKLHLGILMEQQSKPAQDLANAFASSPYITPQISDNRPALIQAMQAGKIRGLIVIPNDFAEQLARPESQAPIQVITDGSEPNTANFVQGYAQGVWQLWQQQQAQNLGQKSDPLIEVQVRYWFNPAAISRHFIIPGAITIIMTVIGAILTSLVIAREWERGTMEALLSTQVTRSELLLSKLIPYYVLGMIAMTLCMVVAIFILGVPYRGSLWILFVMTSLFLASTLGMGLLISTITRNQFNAAMVALNAAFLPAVMLSGFIFEIDSMPAIVRAVTYIIPARYFVSSLQTLFLAGNITTVLVVNLLFLIASAAVFIGLTAWKTQRRLD, translated from the coding sequence ATGACCGAGCCACATCCATTACCAATAAATCAGTCGCCGACAAATAGATCGTCGGTAAATGAGGGCGAAACTTATCAGGACACCGGGTTTTCCTGGCGTCGCCTGCTTGCCTTATGCCGGAAAGAGACCCGCCAAATTCTACGTGATCCCAGCAGCGGGCTGATCGCCTTCGTCATCCCGCTGCTGCTGCTGTTTATTTTTGGCTATGGCATCAATCTGGACTCCAGCAAACTGCACCTCGGCATTTTAATGGAGCAGCAGAGCAAACCGGCGCAGGATCTGGCGAATGCCTTTGCCAGCTCGCCCTATATTACGCCGCAAATCAGTGATAACCGTCCGGCACTGATTCAGGCAATGCAAGCGGGGAAAATTCGCGGCTTAATCGTCATTCCAAATGATTTTGCCGAGCAACTGGCGCGGCCAGAGAGTCAGGCGCCGATCCAGGTGATTACCGATGGCAGCGAGCCAAATACCGCCAACTTTGTGCAAGGCTACGCGCAAGGCGTGTGGCAACTCTGGCAGCAACAACAGGCGCAAAATCTAGGGCAAAAGAGTGATCCGCTGATTGAAGTTCAGGTTCGTTATTGGTTTAACCCCGCCGCCATCAGCCGACACTTTATTATTCCCGGCGCAATTACCATTATCATGACGGTCATTGGCGCAATTCTGACCTCACTGGTGATCGCCCGTGAATGGGAGCGCGGCACCATGGAGGCGCTGCTGTCGACTCAGGTCACGCGCAGCGAGTTACTGCTATCAAAACTTATCCCCTATTACGTCCTCGGCATGATAGCCATGACACTCTGCATGGTGGTGGCGATATTTATTCTGGGCGTGCCCTATCGCGGCTCACTGTGGATATTGTTTGTCATGACCAGCCTGTTTTTAGCCAGCACGCTGGGGATGGGGCTACTGATTTCAACCATCACCCGCAATCAATTCAATGCGGCCATGGTGGCACTGAACGCCGCATTTCTGCCGGCGGTGATGCTATCGGGCTTTATTTTCGAAATTGATAGCATGCCTGCGATAGTGCGCGCTGTGACCTATATCATTCCTGCCCGCTACTTTGTCAGCAGCCTGCAAACCCTATTCCTGGCGGGAAATATCACAACCGTGTTGGTGGTTAATCTCCTGTTTCTGATAGCCTCGGCGGCCGTGTTTATCGGCCTGACGGCATGGAAAACGCAACGCAGATTAGATTAA
- a CDS encoding ATP-binding cassette domain-containing protein, with product MNGIQHLITLDGVEKRFPGLDHPAVASLTTEIRSGAVTGLVGPDGAGKTTLLRMLAGLLKPSQGKMTVVGLDPLENDRQLHSILGYMPQKFGLYEDLTVMENLTLYADLRGVTGEQRRQTFERLLTFTDLTRFTERLAGKLSGGMKQKLGLACTLVGQPKVLLLDEPGVGVDPISRRELWRMVHELASDGMLILWSTSYLDEAEQCREVLLLNEGQLLYSGAPQSLTQRMSGRTIMVAAQTGTHRKLLQHALTLPQVSDGVIQGRYVRLILKPEVDHRQLLPLLNQPNAEMMEAEPRFEDAFIDLLGGGPASESALAKIMPKVEGSHDETVIEAQELTKKFGDFAATDHVNFKVKRGEIFGLLGPNGAGKSTTFKMMCGLLVPSSGNALVLGMDLKTSSGKARQHLGYMAQKFSLYGNLTVEQNLKFFSGVYGLRGKTQRDKIADMTSAFNFTPILKQTPDSLPLGFKQRLALACALMHEPDILFLDEPTSGVDPLTRREFWLHINGMVDKGVTVMVTTHFMDEAEYCDRIGLVYRGKIIAAGTPDELKQQVATDEILNPSMEEAFIGLVQRYDQQNDQEQSS from the coding sequence ATGAATGGAATCCAGCATCTCATTACTCTGGATGGCGTTGAAAAGCGCTTCCCCGGACTGGATCATCCTGCTGTCGCCAGCCTGACGACCGAGATCCGCAGTGGCGCGGTCACCGGTTTAGTCGGGCCGGATGGCGCCGGTAAAACCACCTTGCTGCGTATGTTGGCCGGCTTACTCAAACCCAGTCAGGGCAAGATGACAGTAGTGGGCCTCGATCCGCTGGAAAACGATCGGCAGTTGCACTCAATTCTCGGCTATATGCCGCAGAAGTTTGGTTTATATGAAGATCTCACGGTGATGGAGAACCTGACGCTGTATGCCGATCTGCGCGGGGTGACCGGCGAACAGCGCCGCCAGACATTTGAACGCCTGCTGACCTTTACTGATTTGACCCGCTTTACTGAACGCTTAGCGGGCAAACTGTCCGGCGGGATGAAACAGAAGCTGGGCCTGGCCTGTACTCTGGTCGGTCAACCTAAAGTCCTGCTACTGGATGAGCCGGGTGTGGGGGTCGACCCCATCTCACGCCGCGAGTTATGGCGCATGGTGCATGAGTTGGCGAGCGACGGTATGCTCATCCTCTGGAGCACCTCCTATTTGGATGAAGCGGAACAGTGCCGTGAAGTCTTGCTGCTGAATGAGGGTCAATTGCTGTATAGCGGTGCGCCGCAGAGTCTCACCCAGCGCATGAGTGGCCGGACAATTATGGTGGCCGCCCAAACGGGCACCCACCGCAAACTGTTGCAACACGCCCTCACCTTGCCGCAGGTCAGTGACGGGGTGATTCAGGGGAGATATGTGCGACTGATCCTCAAGCCGGAGGTTGATCACCGCCAACTACTGCCCCTGCTCAATCAGCCCAATGCCGAGATGATGGAGGCTGAACCCCGCTTTGAAGATGCCTTTATCGACCTGTTGGGCGGTGGCCCAGCCAGTGAATCAGCACTGGCGAAAATCATGCCGAAAGTGGAAGGCAGCCATGATGAGACGGTGATTGAAGCCCAAGAGTTAACCAAAAAATTTGGTGATTTCGCCGCCACTGACCATGTGAATTTTAAGGTGAAGCGCGGTGAGATTTTCGGCCTACTCGGGCCAAATGGTGCCGGTAAATCGACCACTTTTAAGATGATGTGTGGCCTGCTAGTACCCAGTTCCGGTAATGCATTGGTGCTGGGGATGGATCTGAAAACCAGCTCCGGCAAGGCGCGACAACATTTGGGCTATATGGCGCAAAAATTCTCGCTGTACGGCAATCTGACAGTTGAACAAAATCTAAAATTTTTCTCTGGTGTTTATGGCCTGCGAGGCAAAACGCAGCGCGACAAAATAGCAGACATGACCTCAGCCTTTAATTTTACGCCGATTCTTAAGCAGACGCCGGACTCACTACCACTGGGGTTTAAACAGCGGCTGGCGCTAGCCTGCGCCTTGATGCATGAGCCGGATATCTTGTTTCTTGATGAGCCAACATCAGGGGTCGACCCGCTAACTCGCCGCGAGTTCTGGTTGCATATCAATGGGATGGTCGATAAAGGGGTGACCGTCATGGTGACCACCCACTTTATGGATGAGGCGGAGTACTGCGACCGTATCGGGCTGGTTTACCGTGGCAAAATTATTGCGGCGGGCACACCGGATGAGCTAAAGCAGCAGGTGGCCACTGATGAAATTCTTAACCCATCAATGGAAGAGGCATTTATCGGGTTGGTTCAGCGCTATGACCAACAAAACGATCAGGAGCAATCGTCATGA
- the hlyD gene encoding secretion protein HlyD, which translates to MNRKKIIVAVVIVALLATMGYGWRYYRQQHDSSLTLYGNVDIRTVNLGFRVGGRLASLAVDEGDELQPGQLLGKLDDGPYLNALKQAQANVQSAQAQLALLKAGYRDEEIAQVKSEVSQREAAFSYADSFLKRQQGLWASKATSANELENARTARNQAQANLQASKDKLAQYLSGNRPQEIAQAEANLAQAEAELAQAQLNLQDTILLSPSAGTVLTRAVEPGTILSASNTVFTLSLTDPVWVRAYVSERNLDRAIPGTQVEVFTDGRPDKPYHGKIGFVSPTAEFTPKSVETPDLRTDLVYRLRIIITDADESLRQGMPVTVRFAQP; encoded by the coding sequence ATGAATCGCAAGAAGATTATAGTGGCCGTTGTGATTGTCGCCCTGTTGGCGACGATGGGTTACGGATGGCGTTATTATCGTCAGCAACATGACTCATCATTGACCTTATACGGCAATGTGGATATCCGCACGGTGAATCTGGGTTTCCGGGTCGGCGGCCGTCTGGCATCGCTGGCGGTTGATGAGGGGGATGAGCTTCAGCCGGGGCAACTGCTGGGGAAACTGGATGACGGCCCCTATCTCAATGCGCTCAAGCAGGCGCAAGCCAATGTGCAAAGTGCGCAGGCGCAGCTGGCGTTGCTAAAGGCGGGCTATCGCGACGAAGAGATAGCGCAGGTGAAATCTGAGGTTTCCCAACGTGAGGCTGCATTCAGCTACGCCGATAGCTTCCTGAAACGGCAGCAGGGGTTGTGGGCCAGCAAAGCGACCTCCGCTAACGAGCTGGAAAATGCCCGCACGGCGCGTAATCAGGCGCAGGCCAATCTGCAAGCGTCGAAAGATAAGCTCGCTCAATATTTAAGTGGTAATCGTCCGCAGGAAATTGCTCAGGCGGAGGCCAATCTGGCCCAGGCTGAGGCTGAACTGGCCCAAGCCCAGCTCAATCTGCAAGACACCATCCTACTCTCCCCATCAGCAGGCACCGTGCTGACCCGGGCGGTTGAACCGGGAACCATTTTATCCGCCAGTAATACTGTCTTTACCCTCTCACTGACCGATCCGGTCTGGGTGCGCGCCTATGTCAGTGAGCGCAACTTAGATAGAGCTATCCCCGGTACACAGGTGGAAGTTTTTACCGATGGACGCCCGGACAAGCCTTATCACGGCAAGATAGGTTTCGTGTCGCCGACCGCCGAATTTACCCCTAAAAGTGTCGAAACGCCGGATTTGCGCACCGACCTGGTTTATCGCTTGCGAATTATCATCACAGACGCTGATGAGTCGCTACGACAAGGTATGCCGGTCACCGTCCGTTTTGCACAACCTTAA
- the rhlE gene encoding ATP-dependent RNA helicase RhlE — protein MSFDSLGLNADILRAVEEQGYLVPTPIQRQAIPVVLEGRDLMASAQTGTGKTAGFTLPLLQLLNQNQEPIKGRRPVRALILTPTRELAAQIDENVQSYSKYLKLRSLVVFGGVSINPQMMKLRGGVDILVATPGRLLDLEHQNAVDLSKIEILVLDEADRMLDMGFIHDIRRVLAKLPAKRQNLLFSATFSDEIKGLASKLLHNPVSVEVARRNTASEQITQSVHFVDKNRKRELLSQMIGEGNWQQVLVFNRTKHGANHLAEQLNKDGITAAAIHGNKSQGARTRALADFKDGKIRVLVATDIAARGLDIDQLPHVVNYELPNVPEDYVHRIGRTGRAERTGEAISLVCVDEHKLLRDIERLLKREIPRIALDGYEPDPSIKADPIQNGRQGRGAQRPGMGRGSSAGRPQNGGGAAGRGDSRNSRPRSQADGQRRPAGPSSRGRSRNPGE, from the coding sequence ATGTCATTTGATTCTCTCGGCCTAAACGCCGACATCCTGCGTGCTGTTGAAGAGCAGGGCTATCTTGTGCCGACGCCAATACAGCGTCAGGCAATCCCTGTGGTACTGGAAGGCCGTGATTTAATGGCCAGTGCACAAACCGGTACCGGTAAAACGGCGGGCTTCACCTTGCCGCTGTTACAACTGCTTAACCAGAACCAAGAACCAATTAAAGGTCGTCGCCCGGTGCGCGCGTTGATTTTAACGCCAACTCGTGAACTGGCTGCGCAGATTGACGAAAACGTACAGAGTTACAGCAAATACCTGAAGCTGCGTTCGCTGGTGGTATTTGGTGGCGTTAGCATTAACCCACAGATGATGAAATTGCGTGGTGGCGTCGATATCCTGGTCGCAACCCCAGGCCGCTTGCTGGATCTGGAACATCAAAACGCGGTTGACCTCTCCAAAATTGAGATTTTGGTACTGGACGAAGCTGACCGCATGTTGGATATGGGCTTTATTCACGATATCCGTCGTGTATTGGCTAAACTGCCAGCTAAACGCCAGAATCTGCTGTTCTCCGCCACCTTCTCGGATGAGATTAAAGGTTTGGCCAGCAAGCTGCTGCACAATCCGGTCTCGGTTGAAGTGGCGCGCCGTAATACGGCTTCTGAGCAAATCACCCAAAGCGTTCATTTTGTGGATAAAAACCGCAAACGTGAGTTGCTCTCTCAGATGATTGGCGAAGGTAACTGGCAGCAAGTATTGGTGTTTAACCGCACTAAGCACGGCGCGAACCATTTAGCTGAACAGCTAAATAAAGATGGCATCACTGCCGCTGCTATTCACGGCAATAAGAGCCAGGGCGCACGTACTCGTGCACTGGCTGATTTTAAAGATGGCAAAATCCGGGTACTGGTAGCGACTGATATCGCTGCACGTGGTCTGGATATCGATCAGTTACCTCATGTGGTTAACTATGAGTTGCCGAACGTACCAGAAGATTATGTGCACCGTATTGGCCGTACTGGTCGTGCGGAACGTACCGGTGAAGCGATTTCACTGGTTTGCGTTGATGAGCACAAACTGCTGCGTGATATCGAACGTTTACTGAAACGTGAAATCCCACGTATTGCGCTGGATGGCTATGAGCCGGACCCAAGCATTAAAGCTGATCCGATTCAAAATGGTCGTCAGGGCCGTGGTGCGCAACGTCCGGGTATGGGCCGTGGTAGCAGTGCGGGTCGTCCACAAAATGGTGGTGGTGCAGCAGGTCGCGGCGATAGCCGTAACAGCCGTCCGCGCAGCCAGGCTGATGGTCAACGTCGTCCAGCAGGCCCGTCCTCTCGCGGACGTAGCCGCAATCCGGGCGAATAA
- the dld gene encoding D-lactate dehydrogenase: MNHFNDEKTQTLLNQLQQIVGARYLLTSERQTERYRKGFRSGVGAALAVVFPSTLWQQWQLLQLCVAADTIVIMQAANTGLTEGSTPSGNDYDRPIVILNTLRLNQIQLLNNGKQVIGFPGSTLNQLEKLLKPYDREPHSVIGSSCIGASVVGGICNNSGGSLVQRGPAYTEMALYAQIDAQGELQLINHLGINLGNTPEEILQRLERGKYRASDISQGAQQTSDHEYATRVRDIDAPTPSRFNADPRRLFEASGCAGKLAVFAVRLDTFPSEKQQQVFYIGTNQTQVLTELRRAILRDFKQLPVAGEYMHRDIFDIAEVYGKDTFVMINSMGTNNIPRVFTLKGKIDARLSKVPFLIDHLTDRIMQGFSQILPNHLPKRLKMYRNKYEHHLMLKMSGSGIEEAQQFLKNFFATAEGNFITCTAEEGKKAFLHRFAAAGAAVRYHAVHADKVEDILALDIALQRNEEQWFETLPPEIDQCLVAKLYYGHFLCHVFHQDYIVKKGVDTQALKQKMLALLSDKGAEYPAEHNVGHLYIAKPALKDFYQQIDPTNSFNPGIGKTSKLKQWQEK; this comes from the coding sequence ATGAATCACTTCAATGATGAAAAAACGCAAACCTTGCTGAATCAATTACAGCAGATTGTGGGTGCACGTTATTTGCTCACCAGCGAACGGCAAACCGAGCGATATCGTAAGGGGTTCCGATCAGGAGTAGGAGCGGCTCTCGCAGTGGTATTCCCTTCAACGTTATGGCAGCAATGGCAGTTACTACAACTCTGTGTGGCTGCCGATACCATTGTTATCATGCAGGCAGCGAATACCGGATTGACTGAAGGCTCCACACCCAGCGGCAATGATTATGACAGACCGATTGTTATACTAAATACTTTACGCCTCAATCAAATTCAATTATTGAATAATGGGAAGCAAGTCATTGGTTTCCCTGGTAGTACTCTGAATCAGTTGGAAAAGCTGCTGAAACCTTATGACCGTGAACCACACTCAGTGATTGGCTCCTCTTGTATTGGTGCTTCCGTAGTTGGTGGTATTTGTAATAACTCGGGTGGCTCTTTAGTTCAACGAGGGCCGGCATACACTGAAATGGCACTATATGCACAAATTGATGCGCAAGGTGAATTACAGTTAATTAATCACTTAGGAATAAATCTAGGTAATACACCAGAAGAAATTCTGCAACGTCTGGAACGTGGTAAATACCGAGCCAGTGATATTAGCCAAGGCGCACAACAAACCTCAGACCACGAATATGCCACTCGAGTGCGAGATATTGATGCACCGACCCCTTCCCGCTTTAATGCCGATCCCAGACGATTATTTGAAGCTTCTGGATGTGCCGGTAAATTAGCGGTATTTGCAGTACGGCTGGATACCTTCCCAAGTGAAAAGCAGCAGCAAGTCTTTTATATCGGCACTAATCAAACTCAGGTATTAACTGAATTACGCCGTGCTATTTTACGTGACTTCAAGCAGTTACCGGTAGCGGGTGAATATATGCATCGCGATATTTTTGATATTGCCGAAGTGTACGGAAAAGACACTTTTGTGATGATCAATAGTATGGGTACTAATAACATCCCCCGCGTCTTTACCTTAAAAGGAAAAATTGATGCCCGCCTGAGTAAAGTTCCTTTTCTAATCGACCACTTAACTGATCGGATAATGCAGGGCTTCAGCCAGATACTGCCTAATCATTTACCTAAGCGCCTTAAGATGTATCGCAATAAATATGAGCATCATCTGATGCTTAAAATGTCAGGTAGCGGTATCGAGGAAGCACAGCAATTCTTAAAAAACTTTTTTGCCACTGCTGAGGGTAACTTTATCACCTGCACCGCTGAGGAGGGTAAAAAGGCCTTTTTGCACCGCTTTGCCGCAGCAGGTGCGGCGGTGCGCTATCACGCCGTTCACGCCGACAAAGTGGAAGATATTCTGGCGCTGGATATTGCCTTACAACGCAATGAAGAGCAGTGGTTTGAGACACTTCCACCAGAAATAGATCAATGTCTGGTCGCCAAGCTCTATTATGGTCATTTCCTGTGTCATGTTTTCCATCAGGATTATATTGTGAAGAAAGGCGTCGATACCCAAGCATTAAAGCAAAAGATGCTGGCACTATTGAGTGACAAAGGTGCGGAATACCCAGCTGAGCATAATGTCGGGCATCTTTATATAGCAAAACCCGCATTAAAGGATTTTTATCAGCAGATAGATCCAACCAATAGCTTTAATCCGGGGATCGGCAAAACTTCAAAATTAAAACAGTGGCAAGAAAAATGA
- the yajD gene encoding HNH nuclease YajD: protein MAYIPKNYTRLESGYREKALKIFPWVCGKCSREFVYSNLRELTVHHIDHDHSNNPEDGSNWEMLCLFCHDHEHSKYTEADQYGSTVIAGDDAQNDQGVATHNPFANLKSLMKK, encoded by the coding sequence ATGGCATATATACCGAAGAACTATACCCGTCTGGAGAGTGGCTATCGGGAGAAAGCACTAAAGATTTTCCCATGGGTTTGTGGCAAATGTTCTCGAGAGTTTGTTTATTCCAATCTGCGAGAATTGACGGTTCACCATATTGACCATGATCACAGTAATAATCCCGAAGATGGCAGTAATTGGGAGATGTTATGCCTTTTTTGCCATGATCATGAACACTCTAAATACACTGAAGCGGATCAATATGGTTCAACCGTGATAGCAGGCGATGACGCCCAGAATGATCAGGGAGTTGCAACCCATAATCCATTCGCAAACCTAAAATCATTGATGAAAAAATAA
- the cecR gene encoding transcriptional regulator CecR, whose translation MSHSTPHALTTSVSVTSRGEQARQQLIQAATELFGELGLKGATTRDIAQRAGQNIAAITYYFNSKEGLYLAVAQQIADFIQQAFAPLAQEINQFLQRPPQDQTAEQQLHYIRRGLLEFSHLMTQPETLNISKIMAREQLSPSEAYPLIHAQAIAPLHQKLNLLLAAFIGADASATKTILHTHALIGEVLAFRMGRETIRRQAGWQEMGPAEIEMINQVLIEHIDLLLYGLRAKASK comes from the coding sequence ATGTCCCATTCCACCCCTCATGCTTTAACAACCTCTGTGTCAGTGACCAGCCGTGGTGAGCAGGCGCGCCAGCAATTGATTCAGGCAGCAACCGAACTATTCGGCGAACTGGGGCTGAAAGGCGCGACGACACGAGATATTGCACAGCGGGCGGGTCAGAACATCGCCGCCATCACTTACTATTTCAACTCCAAAGAGGGGTTATATCTGGCGGTGGCTCAGCAAATTGCTGATTTTATTCAGCAGGCGTTTGCGCCATTAGCGCAGGAGATTAATCAATTCCTCCAGCGCCCCCCTCAGGATCAAACTGCCGAGCAACAGTTGCACTATATTCGCCGTGGATTACTGGAATTTAGCCATTTGATGACACAGCCAGAGACCTTAAATATAAGCAAAATCATGGCGCGCGAGCAACTTTCGCCCAGTGAGGCCTATCCGCTGATTCATGCTCAAGCCATTGCACCATTACACCAAAAATTGAACCTGCTACTGGCCGCATTCATTGGTGCTGATGCCAGCGCGACTAAAACCATTCTTCATACCCATGCATTGATTGGTGAGGTTTTAGCTTTTCGTATGGGGCGGGAGACAATCCGCCGACAAGCGGGTTGGCAGGAGATGGGGCCAGCTGAAATTGAGATGATTAATCAAGTGCTTATCGAACATATTGACCTGCTTCTTTACGGATTGCGGGCCAAGGCATCCAAGTGA